One Camelina sativa cultivar DH55 chromosome 3, Cs, whole genome shotgun sequence genomic window carries:
- the LOC104778676 gene encoding secretory carrier-associated membrane protein 5: protein WLLAVIYFISGVPGGYVLWYRPLYRAFRNDSAFSFGWFFLFYMLHILFCVFAAVAPPIVFKGKSLAGILPAIDVLSAQALVGIFYFIGFGLFCLESVVSIWVIQQVYMYFRGSGKADELRRDAARGAMRAAI, encoded by the exons TGGCTTCTCGCCGTTATTTACTTCATATCGGGTGTCCCAGGAGGCTATGTGTTATGGTATCGGCCTCTCTACCGTGCCTTcag AAATGATAGTGCATTCAGCTTTGGATGGTTTTTCTTGTTCTACATG CTCCACATACTTTTCTGCGTCTTTGCTGCAGTTGCTCCTCCTATTGTCTTCAAAGGAAAATCACTTGC GGGCATACTACCTGCTATAGATGTGCTGAGCGCTCAAGCACTGGTCGGG ATCTTCTACTTCATCGGGTTTGGGTTATTCTGCCTTGAATCAGTGGTCAGCATCTGGGTCATTCAG CAAGTATACATGTACTTCAGAGGAAGCGGGAAAGCGGATGAGTTGAGACGGGATGCTGCAAGAGGAGCCATGAGAGCTGCCATATGA
- the LOC104769916 gene encoding ribosomal RNA-processing protein 17-like has protein sequence MKVNLGDEEPGSLATPARGRHIGKRALRNKSLTVSFDEKDLTDFVTGFHKRKKKRRKEAQKQQEEAMRRKRIEARKKRKLEELMVSGQGQDNENGEAKDGEEEDAEDEESEPDASASGTTMYDTGELKITVTTSEISREEEEPVRKENTQSTESGSTARASSEQPVPVRKSKPMKQSRKRSGTKTMKKREKKKQARGIKTSR, from the exons ATGAAGGTAAACTTGGGTGATGAGGAGCCGGGTTCACTGGCAACGCCGGCAAGAGGTAGGCACATTGGGAAGAGAGCTCTCAGGAACAAAAGCCTCACCGTCTCTTTTGACGAGAAAGATCTCAC GGATTTTGTGACTGGATTtcacaagagaaagaaaaagagaagaaaggaagCTCAGAAGCAGCAGGAGGAAGCTATGAGGCGGAAACGAATCGAGGCTCGTAAGAAG AGGAAATTGGAAGAGCTAATGGTTTCGGGTCAAGGCCAGGATAATGAAAATGGGGAAGCTAAAGATGGTGAAGAGGAGGATGCAGAGGATGAAGAATCAGAGCCTGATGCCTCAGCTTCTG GCACGACGATGTATGACACGGGCGAGCTGAAAATAACTGTGACAACAAGCGAGATATCTCGTGAAGAGGAAGAGCCTGTTCGCAAGGAAAATACCCAATCAACAGAATCGGGTTCCACGGCCAGAGCCTCATCAGAGCAGCCTGTACCTGTGAGGAAATCCAAACCCATGAAGCAGAGCAGGAAACGTTCAGGCACCAAAACTATgaagaaaagggagaagaagaaacaagcaaGAGGGATTAAGACTTCGCGGTAG
- the LOC104769935 gene encoding sugar transport protein 1: MPAGGFVVGDGSRAYPGKLTPFVLFTCVVAAMGGLIFGYDIGISGGVTSMPSFLRRFFPSVYRKQQEEATSNQYCQYDSPTLTLFTSSLYLAALISSLVASTVTRRFGRRLSMLFGGILFCAGALVNGFAKHVWMLIVGRILLGFGIGFANQSVPLYLSEMAPYKYRGSLNIGFQLSITIGILVAEVLNYFFAKIKGGWGWRLSLGGAVVPALIITLGSLVLPDTPNSMIERGLHEEAKTKLRRIRGVDDVSQEFDDLVAASKESQSIEDPWRNLLRRKYRPHLTMAIMIPFFQQLTGINVIMFYAPVLFNTIGFTTDASLMSAVVTGSVNVAATLVSIYGVDKWGRRFLFLEGGTQMLICQAVVAACIGAKFGVDGTPGELPKWYAIVVVTFICIYVAGFAWSWGPLGWLVPSEIFPLEIRSAAQSITVSVNMIFTFIIAQIFLMMLCHLKFGLFLFFAFFVVVMSIFVYIFLPETKGIPIEEMGQVWRSHWYWSRFVEDGEYGNALEMGKSTNQGTKHV, translated from the exons atgccCGCCGGTGGATTCGTGGTCGGAGATGGCTCAAGGGCTTATCCCGGCAAACTCACTCCCTTTGTTCTCTTCACTTGCGTTGTAGCTGCCATGGGTGGTCTCATCTTTGGATACGATATCGGAATCTCCG gTGGTGTGACGTCGATGCCGTCGTTTCTCCGGAGATTTTTCCCGTCGGTGTACCGGAAACAGCAAGAGGAGGCGACATCAAATCAGTATTGTCAATATGATAGCCCGACGCTTACGCTATTCACTTCGTCGCTGTACCTAGCGGCGTTGATCTCGTCGCTGGTGGCTTCCACCGTGACGAGAAGGTTCGGACGGCGGCTCTCGATGCTATTCGGGGGCATACTCTTCTGCGCCGGAGCTTTGGTCAATGGCTTCGCTAAACACGTTTGGATGCTCATTGTCGGTCGTATCTTGCTCGGTTTTGGTATCGGTTTCGCTAATCAG TCCGTGCCACTATACCTCTCTGAGATGGCTCCATACAAATACAGAGGATCTCTAAACATCGGCTTCCAGCTCTCCATCACCATCGGGATCCTCGTCGCCGAAGTCCTCAACTACTTCTTCGCCAAAATCAAAGGCGGTTGGGGATGGCGGCTCAGTCTTGGAGGCGCGGTGGTTCCCGCCCTGATCATAACCCTCGGCTCCCTCGTTCTTCCCGACACTCCCAACTCAATGATCGAGCGAGGCCTACACGAGGAAGCCAAAACCAAGCTCAGGCGAATCCGCGGCGTTGATGACGTCAGCCAGGAGTTCGACGATCTAGTCGCCGCTAGTAAAGAGTCGCAGTCGATTGAGGACCCGTGGAGAAACCTCCTCCGCCGTAAATACCGACCACATCTTACTATGGCCATTATGATTCCGTTCTTTCAGCAGCTAACCGGAATCAATGTGATTATGTTTTACGCTCCGGTTCTGTTCAACACCATTGGTTTCACAACCGATGCTTCTCTCATGTCCGCCGTGGTCACTGGCTCGGTCAACGTCGCCGCCACTCTTGTTTCTATCTATGGTGTTGACAAGTGGGGACGTCGGTTTCTCTTTCTTGAAGGCGGTACACAAATGCTAATATGTCAG GCTGTGGTTGCAGCGTGCATAGGGGCCAAGTTCGGGGTAGACGGGACCCCTGGTGAGCTGCCAAAGTGGTATGCTATAGTGGTTGTAACGTTTATTTGCATCTACGTGGCGGGTTTTGCTTGGTCATGGGGCCCGCTAGGGTGGTTAGTGCCGAGTGAAATCTTCCCGTTGGAGATAAGGTCGGCGGCGCAGAGTATCACGGTGTCGGTAAACATGATCTTCACGTTCATCATCGCGCAAATCTTCTTGATGATGCTTTGCCATTTGAAATTTGGGTTATTCCTCTTTTTCGCCTTCTTCGTGGTGGTGATGTCGATATTTGTATACATATTCTTGCCGGAAACGAAAGGGATTCCGATAGAGGAGATGGGTCAAGTGTGGAGATCACATTGGTATTGGTCAAGGTTTGTGGAGGATGGTGAGTACGGGAATGCGCTTGAGATGGGCAAGAGTACTAACCAAGGAACTAAGCATGTTTGA
- the LOC104769891 gene encoding transmembrane protein 184C-like, translated as MDLSTLSPAEITVMGAMFCVLLSMHFTMQLISQHLFYWKNPKEQRAIIIIILMAPVYAINSFVGLLDAKGSKPFFMFLDAVKECYEALVIATFLALMYSYVNISMSAQIIPDEYKGREIHHSFPMSLFVPRTTHLDYRTLKQLKQWTWQFCIIRPVCSILMITLQILGIYPAWLSWIFTVVLNVSVSLALYSLVKFYHVFAKELEPHKPLTKFMCVQGIVFFCFWQGIVLEILVKMGVIKSHHFWLEVEQIEEAMQNVLVCLEMIVFSVIQQYAFHVAPYSGETEAKMRMNKRD; from the exons ATGGATCTATCTACTCTATCTCCTGCGGAGATCACGGTGATGGGAGCCATGTTCTGTGTTTTGCTTTCGATGCACTTCACCATGCAGCTCATATCTCAGCATTTGTTTTACTGGAAGAACCCTAAAGAACAGAGAgccattattattatcatactTATGGCTCCTGTTTATGCTATCAActcttttgttggtttgttaGATGCTAAAGGAAGCAAACCCTTCTTCATGTTTCTAGACGCTGTTAAGGAATGCTATGAGGCACTT gTCATTGCTACATTCTTGGCTTTGATGTATAGTTACGTAAACATATCGATGAGCGCACAGATTATCCCTGATGAATACAAAGGGAGAGAGATCCACCATTCCTTTCCAATGTCTCTTTTCGTGCCCCGCACCACGCATCTGGATTACCGCACACTGAAACAGCTTAAGCAATGGACATGGCAGTTTTGTATTATCCGCCCAGTGTGTTCCATCTTGATGATAACACTACAGATCCTCGGGATTTATCCAGCGTGGTTGAGCTGGATTTTCACCGTCGTTCTGAATGTTTCGGTTTCCCTGGCATTGTATTCCTTGGTGAAATTCTACCATGTTTTTGCCAAGGAGTTGGAGCCTCATAAGCCGCTTACAAAGTTCATGTGCGTCCAAGGGATagtcttcttctgcttctggcAG GGAATAGTGCTGGAGATATTAGTGAAAATGGGAGTAATAAAGTCGCATCATTTCTGGCTGGAGGTGGAGCAGATTGAGGAAGCTATGCAAAACGTGCTTGTGTGTCTTGAGATGATCGTCTTCTCCGTCATTCAACAGTACGCATTTCACGTTGCTCCTTACAGTGGAGAAACTGAAGCTAAGATGCGAATGAACAAGAGGGAttga
- the LOC104769908 gene encoding uncharacterized protein LOC104769908 has protein sequence MVSSIISIKAALVSTGIAAMSMFLKYSVPIAVDFSVSRFPILWRSFLSWLKPPYIFVASNVIITIIIAFSKFHQSIEEDQEEEVHQYDDNDILQCGEYIASHQVEPIVVTHAPPKDVNLDTDFDFSATIPVAEVERSEFVYEEKDEEINGGDEFKSEVNQGLPMIEESENLTPVEKPLVSASSGYRKPVKAISKGGNKKKKALGVVKPKRHETSIENTWKMVTEVGKSTTLTTRSRRSDTLGNGVGCDVKRTVLRKAETFRDVTNHRQSSSTPPVKMKMKKEMSPSRDELNRRVEAFIRKCKEERFESFRLEKEEFVA, from the exons atggtatcgTCGATAATATCGATCAAGGCGGCACTAGTCTCCACCGGAATCGCCGCAATGTCTATGTTTCTGAAGTACTCTGTTCCCATCGCAGTTGATTTCTCCGTATCGCGATTCCCGATCCTTTGGCGTTCGTTTCTCTCGTGGCTGAAACCTCCGTACATCTTCGTCGCGTCCAACGTCATAATCACCATCATCATAGCTTTCTCCAAGTTTCACCAGAGCATTGAAGAAGACCAGGAGGAAGAAGTTCATCAATACGACGACAACGATATTTTACAATGTGGCGAATACATAGCGTCTCATCAGGTTGAGCCAATCGTCGTCACCCACGCTCCTCCGAAGGATGTGAATCTGGACACGGATTTCGATTTCTCGGCGACGATTCCAGTGGCGGAGGTGGAGAGATCGGAGTTTGTGTACGAAGAGAAAGATGAGGAGATCAACGGTGGAGATGAGTTTAAATCGGAGGTGAATCAAGGGCTGCCTATGATTGAAGAATCGGAGAATCTCACTCCGGTTGAGAAACCTCTGGTTTCGGCTAGTTCCGGTTACCGGAAACCGGTCAAAGCGATCTCGAAAG GCggtaataaaaagaagaaggcgTTGGGAGTGGTGAAACCGAAGCGGCACGAGACGAGTATTGAGAACACGTGGAAGATGGTAACGGAGGTGGGTAAGTCAACGACGTTGACCACTCGTTCCCGGAGATCCGACACGTTGGGTAACGGAGTCGGCTGCGATGTGAAACGAACTGTCTTGAGGAAAGCGGAGACGTTCAGGGATGTGACTAATCATCGACAGTCGTCGTCTACGCCACcggtgaagatgaagatgaagaaggagatgtCGCCGAGCAGAGATGAGCTGAATCGAAGAGTTGAAGCTTTTATAAGGAAGTGTAAGGAAGAGAGGTTTGAGTCTTTCAGAttggagaaagaagagtttGTGGCTTAA
- the LOC104769879 gene encoding endonuclease 1-like, whose translation MASTFRSSTRTILVLGVLILCSVSSVQSWSKEGHILTCRIAQSLLEAGPAHVVENLLPDYVKGDLSALCVWPDQIRHWYKYRWTSHLHYIDTPDQACSYDYSRDCHDQHGLKDMCVDGAIQNFTSQLQHYGEGTSDRRYNMTEALLFLSHFMGDIHQPMHVGFTSDEGGNTIDLRWYRHKSNLHHVWDREIILTALKEYYDKNLDLLQEDLVKNITNGLWHDDLSSWTDCNDLIACPHKYASESIALACKWGYKGVKSGETLSEEYFNTRLPILMKRIVQGGVRLAMILNRVFSDDHAGVVAAT comes from the exons ATGGCATCGACTTTTAGATCATCCACGAGGACGATTCTTGTATTAGGTGTATTGATTTTGTGTTCGGTTTCTTCTGTCCAAAGCTGGAGCAAAGAAGGCCATATTCTTACATGTAGAATTGCTCAG AGTCTTTTGGAAGCCGGACCGGCACATGTAGTAGAGAATCTATTACCGGATTACGTTAAAGGAGATTTATCAGCCTTGTGTGTGTGGCCTGACCAGATCCGACATTGGTACAAGTACCGTTGGACCAGTCATCTCCATTACATCGACACTCCTGACCAAGCCTGCTCTTACGATTACTCCA gGGATTGTCATGATCAGCATGGGTTGAAAGATATGTGTGTGGATGGAGCAATCCAAAACTTCACGTCACAGCTTCAGCATTACGGAGAAGGAACGTCTGATCGTAGAT ATAACATGACCGAAGCCCTTTTGTTCTTGTCTCATTTCATGGGAGATATTCATCAG CCAATGCATGTGGGATTCACAAGTGATGAAGGGGGGAACACGATAGATTTACGTTGGTACAGACATAAATCAAATCTTCATCAt GTATGGGACAGAGAGATCATTCTCACGGCTCTCAAAGAATACTACGACAAGAACTTGGATCTCCTCCAAGAGGATCTTGTGAAGAACATCAccaat GGATTATGGCACGACGATCTATCTTCGTGGACAGACTGCAACGATCTTATCGCTTGTCCACACAA GTATGCTTCGGAGAGTATAGCGTTGGCTTGTAAATGGGGCTACAAAGGCGTGAAGTCCGGCGAAACCTTATCAG AGGAATATTTCAATACAAGGTTGCCAATATTGATGAAAAGAATAGTTCAGGGAGGAGTTAGACTAGCCATGATACTAAACCGGGTTTTTAGTGACGATCATGCTGGTGTTGTTGCTGCCACTTGA
- the LOC104769899 gene encoding uncharacterized protein LOC104769899 yields MASWMKAVLISTGFLATAMHLKVIVPVAVDFSQAPILLSSFLTWLKPPYLYVITNVIIVIIFVSSKFFRSTVSSSKDYEVSYSGDNKFQTDHHHHHQQQQNVHHAPLRRRTETKDSDFGFVARVAALIVVKEPEAVHEEKAERVVEAAATVEEEKRCLVVVTKSEISQPQVLEKPLVTARIGQRKPVVKTTPAERNSVRALRVAKPKRNETLENTWKMIMERKSALPLTSYYKRPDTFGLDEETTKQSSVLKKSETFSDRTNMLAMLPPPPPVKLVKKVKVSRSRDELNRRVEAFIKKCNDERFASMRLDDEVDRRGLSY; encoded by the exons ATGGCGTCGTGGATGAAGGCGGTGCTAATCTCTACTGGTTTCTTGGCCACGGCTATGCATCTAAAAGTCATTGTTCCCGTGGCTGTAGATTTCTCACAGGCTCCGATCCTTTTGAGCTCTTTTCTCACGTGGCTGAAACCACCGTATCTATACGTCATCACAAACGTCATCATCgtcattatctttgtttcttcaaagttTTTCCGGAGTACTGTCTCCTCCAGCAAAGACTACGAGGTTTCTTACAGTGGCGACAATAAGTTTCAgactgatcatcatcatcatcatcagcagcagcagaacGTTCACCACGCTCCTCTACGACGGCGGACGGAGACGAAAGATTCAGATTTCGGTTTCGTCGCCAGAGTCGCGGCGTTGATCGTCGTGAAGGAGCCGGAGGCTGTGCATGAAGAGAAAGCCGAGAGGGTAGTAGAAGCTGCTGCAACggtagaggaagagaagaggtgTTTAGTGGTGGTGACCAAATCGGAAATATCACAACCTCAGGTGTTAGAGAAGCCTCTTGTTACGGCTAGGATTGGCCAACGCAAACCGGTGGTTAAGACCACACCAGCAG AGAGGAACTCAGTCAGAGCGTTAAGAGTGGCGAAACCAAAGAGGAACGAGACGTTAGAGAACACGTGGAAGATGATCATGGAACGGAAGTCAGCGCTTCCGTTGACTAGTTACTACAAGAGACCTGACACGTTCGGACTTGACGAAGAGACAACAAAACAGTCTAGTGTTTTGAAGAAATCGGAGACGTTTAGTGACAGGACTAATATGTTGGCTATGCTGCCGCCGCCTCCGCCGGTGAagttggtgaagaaggtgaaggtgTCACGGAGTCGGGATGAGCTGAACCGGAGAGTAGAAGCGTTTATAAAGAAGTGTAACGACGAGAGGTTCGCGTCGATGAGACTGGACGATGAAGTGGATCGTCGTGGTCTTTCGTATTAA
- the LOC104769925 gene encoding syntaxin-125-like codes for MNDLFSNSFKRNQAQLGDVEAGQETMNLDKFFEDVESVKDDMKGVETLYKKLQDENEECKTVHNAKKVKELRAKMDGDVALVLKRVKLIKQKLEALEKANANSRNVPGCGPGSSTDRTRSSVVSGLGKKLKDLMDSFQGLRARMNAEYKETVERRYFTITGEKADEQTIDNLIASGESENFLQKAIQDQGRGQILDTISEIQERHDAVKEIEKNLLELHQVFMDMAALVEAQGQQLNNIESHVAKASSFVRRGTDQLQDAREYQKSSRKWTCYAIILFIIIFVLLLIPLLPHIMLLLK; via the exons atgaacgatttattttctaattcatTCAAGAGGAACCAAGCTCAACTGGGGGATGTTGAGGCAGGTCAAGAAACGATGAACCTCGACAAATTCTTCGAGGATGTCGAGAGTGTGAAGGATGACATGAAAGGAGTCGAGACTCTTTACAAGAAGCTTCAAGACGAGAACGAAGAGTGCAAGACGGTGCACAATGCCAAGAAGGTGAAGGAGTTACGAGCTAAGATGGATGGAGACGTTGCTCTGGTCCTTAAAAGGGTCAAACTCATTAAGCAGAAGCTTGAAGCCTTAGAGAAAGCTAATGCTAACAGCCGTAATGTCCCTGGTTGTGGGCCTGGTTCGTCAACGGATAGGACTCGATCGTCTGTGGTTAGCGGTCTTGGGAAGAAGCTTAAGGACTTGATGGATAGTTTCCAAGGTCTACGTGCTCGTATGAACGCTGAGTATAAGGAAACCGTAGAGCGCAG GTATTTCACAATAACTGGTGAAAAAGCGGATGAGCAAACAATTGATAACTTGATTGCAAGCGGTGAGAGCGAGAATTTTCTCCAAAAAGCGATTCAAGACCAAGGAAGAGGTCAAATCCTAGACACAATATCTGAGATCCAAGAGAGACATGATGCAGTGAAGGAGATAGAAAAGAATCTACTGGAGCTGCACCAAGTTTTCATGGACATGGCGGCTCTAGTGGAAGCTCAAGGGCAACAACTGAACAACATAGAGAGCCATGTTGCAAAAGCGAGCTCGTTTGTGAGAAGAGGGACTGATCAGCTCCAAGACGCAAGGGAATACCAAAAGAGCTCGAGGAAATGGACTTGTTACGCCATCATCctctttatcatcatctttgtcCTCCTTCTCATTCCCCTTCTACCTCACATAATGCTCTTGTTGAAGTGA